The DNA region TCCatgtgcccagccctgtgctgggtgctggggacataGGGATCTGCCCTCGTCCCTGCCCCTAGGGAACGCCCAGGTTGGCTGGTTGAAGCAGACACGTCATAATGCGGAACAGCCACGTCTGGGAAGCACGGACCTCGGGAGCTCCGAAGCGTCGCCTCACTCAGCCAGCAGGGTCAGGGCAGGCTACAGAGGGACTGAGAATTTGAACCATCTCCATAGGCGATAGCAGTTTGCTGAGCGAAGTAGGGATGAGGAAAGGTATTCTAGGCAGAGTGACCTGAATAGGCCAAGGTCTGGAGGTGAACAAGTGTGTGGCCCGCTGTGACAGGGTGTGCAGAGGGATGGCTGTGCCACGGAAGGTCTGGAGTCTCTCGTAAAGGCAGTGCGGGCCAGGGAAGGATTTAAGCGGGGGTATGACCTGGCCAGATTTGTAAGGAGTGGAGCAGATGGAAGGCAGGAAGGCCGGTGAGGACAGAAGCTGGATGAGACCTTAATTAGGCACTGGGTCGAGGGTAGCGGGGGCAGGCGATCTGACCGTGACTGGTGAGCCATGGGATGGGGACACAGGGTGGCTGATTTCTGTGAACTCACTCCCCAAGCTCCAAACCAGACCTCCTGGGCTATGTCGGGAGTGGCAGGGTCGAGGATGTGGTTTGGGGGACCCTGAGGACCTgaccccctcccttcctttcctccctgggCAGCCTCCTGCGGCGTGGTCCACCAAGCACGTATCACAGGTGGTAGCGATTCAGCCCACGGCCAGTGGCCCTGGCAGGTCAGCATCAGCTACAACGGCGCCCACGCGTGTGGTGGCTCTCTCCTGTCTGAGCAGTGGGTGCTGTCGGCTGCTCACTGCTTCCCAAGGTACCAGCTGGGTAGGGGGCAGGGCGGGGAAGTCAAAAGTGGGCTGGAGGTCAAAGTTCAAGGATCAGTGTGGGTCAGAGGTTGGAGATTCTTGGGTTGTATCTAGGGATATCAATAAAGTCTGTAAGGATCCGTCAGGAGTGAAGGCCAGAGGTCACAGGTCACAGGATAAAACTAGGATGCAGGGTGGACTCTGAAAGGTCAGGAACTGAGGTTGGACGCCACAAGGCAACAGGGATCCCGGTCTCTCGGGTCCCAGCCTTCGCCCCTCTGCCTGCAGGGAGCACCGCACAGAGGACTACGAGGTAAAGCTGGGGGCCCACAAGCTGAACTACTACAGCTCTGACACCGAGGTCCGCATGGTGGCGCAGGTCATTTCCCACCCCAGCTACCTCCAGGAGGGCTCCATGGGTGACATTGCGCTCCTCCAGCTCAAACCCTCTGTCACCTTCTCTCGCTACATCCGGCCCATCTGCCTCCCCGCAGCCAACGCCTCCTTCCCCAATGGTCTCCAGTGCACTGTCACGGGATGGGGCCACGTGGCCCCCTCAGGTGAGGGTGAGGTGGGCGCTGATGTCTAGGGGCACGGAGGGAGCCGACGCAGGGTAGGAGGCCCTGGGTAAGCATCTtttgcccccacagtgagcctCCCGGCCCCCAAGACGCTGCAGCAACTTGAGGTGCCACTGATCAGTCGCGAGACCTGTAACTGCCTGTACAATATCAACGCCAAGCCCGAGGAGCCCCACTTTATCCAGCAGGACATGGTGTGTGCTGGCTATGTGAAAGGGGGCAAGGACGCCTGCCAGGTACACGCGGGGGGTCCGGGGAGAAGATGAGACAGGCGTGTCTTGGGAGATGAGGGCTCAGTGGGGCTGGCACGGATGGTTGGAGGCCTGGGGGCTGGTCCTGACAGCTGCTGTATGGATTTTCTCCTCAGGGTGACTCTGGGGGCCCACTCTCCTGCCCAGTGGGGGGCCGCTGGTACGTGGCAGGCATCGTAAGCTGGGGTGATGCCTGTGGGGCCCCCAACAGGCCTGGTGTGTATACTCTGACCTCCAGCTATGCCTCCTGGATTCACCACAAAGTGGCAGAGCTCCAGCCTCAGGTGGTGCCCCAAATCCAGGAGTCCCAGCCTGATGGCAACCTCTGCAGCAACTACGGGGCCTTcaaccctgccccagccccaggcttGGTGGGACCCCTCCTTCTGCTGCCACTAGGCCTGACCCTGGGCCTCCTCCGCCCACAGCACGACCACTGAGCTACTCACCCTGGGAGCTGACTTGCTTCCGGGACCTCCACAACACACCCAAGGGCACACGCCTGCTCCCAGGATGCCTGACTTTGAGCCACTCCTTCCTCCCAGGACCCTGTGGGAGTTCAAAGCACCATCCTGACCTTTGAGCCCACTCTTCTGGGTTGCTCTTTGGGACTGTAACCTCCACCACAGGAGTTTACTGCCTAGGAGTCTACTGGCTAGAAACTCTGGTCACTTCCATCTGCTGTCCACAAGCCTATCGGTTGGGCTCCTGTGGAGCCCCCAAGGACCCTCGGCTATGAAAGTGGGCCCCGGCTCCCCACCTGTTTCTAGAAGACGCCCAGATGCCTGCTGCTGAAAGGCTGGCTGTAGCACCTCACCTGCTCTGCCTGATGAGCCCCATCATTTCACCCTCTCACTGTTTTCTGGGCTGGGGCTGCCTCTGGGCAGCATGCTTTCAAGGACAGAAAAGGCCCCACTCTTGCCTCACTGGCTGCCACGCCCCCCTGAGCCCCGACTCCTGGACTCCGGAGGACTGAGCCCCCACCGGAACTGGGCCCCGACTTGCACCTGGTGTGCGGGGTTAGACGGAGCGAGATGGAGTAAAATGTTCTGAGCACAACTGGCCGTGTGTGTGTGACGTGAAATGATGCCCATCCGCTCtgggcctctccctcccacctccaaaGTCCAGAGCCACTGGCAGAacttactttattaaaaaaatgacgAAACAGGTCTGTACATATTTACAGGCTGGGGTGCAAGGAGGCACGGGTCCAGCAGCAGGGGCACAGGCACAGGACACTCACTTCTTGGAGAGTTTGACTTGCTTGTGCTTGGGGGGTGCCCACTTGAGGCAGACAGAGTCCACTGTGGGGAGAAGAGGCATGAGAGGCAAGACTGGGCCTCCGGGCCCGGCCGCTCGCAGTGGCTGCTCTGCCCTGGGCCCAGACCAGGTTTCACCTCGAGGTGAGAACAGGGGTAGACTgggtcctggggagggggctgccccaGGCTTCGGTCCTGGGAGCTGGTCAGACTGGTTGGGGATCCGATGACAGCAAAACAGAGGCCTTGGCTCACGGCAGTCCTTACATCTACCctctgcccacacacacacacacacacacacaccctgggcaGACTCCACCCACCTGTTATGGGTGGTTTCTTATACTGGGCACTTTTGAGGTGTTCCTCCACCAGCTTGGGTGTGACACAGATCACATGCTGGCCCTTCCAGTACTTGACCATGTTGAGGGACTGCAGGGTGCTGATGATGTCATTCTGGGTGATGCTCGTCATCTGGCTGCAGAAAGGGATTAGAGCAGATGCTGGAGAGAGCTCCCTTGTGGGATTTGGCTGGGACAGCAAAAGGGGACAAGGAGACAGTTTGACAGCATCACGGCCAATCTTAGGAGAGTCCTTCCCTCCTGAGGGTTCCAGGTGCCTCCCTTACCTAAGGTCCTTGATGGACAGAGTGCCCCGGAAGTCTCGCAGGATCTCCAGAAGGACCCAGGACCAGTAGCTGCGGTAGCTGAGCTTGCCCAGGTCAGACAGTGGCTTCTCAGGGGAGCCTACTGTGCTCTCCAGCTTGGACAGCTCATAACCTGGCAACAgtggaaatgaggaaactgaggacccaCCCTGCCCTGGCACCCCTCACCACAGCTGCCTTTCCTGGACAGGCCGGGAACCACTCACTGAAAGCAATGAGGAACTTTCCATAGCCACGGCGCTGGTAGGGGGGCAGGGTCAGGATGCAGGCCACGTTGTTCCCATCTGGTGACTCCTTTTCCTGTAGGGGTGGGTGGTCAGGACCTTTGCGGAGGCTCAGCCCCTGCTTCAGGTTcattctccccctctccctcaaCCCGGGCTTCCCAACCCAGCACCTTCGAGAAATAGCCGACGATGTGGGCTCCCTGCCTGTCCACCTCGGTCAAAATGTAAAAGACGAATGGCTCCACGTCGAAGTACAATGTCTTGTGGTCCAGGAAAAGCTTGGCCAGCAGACACAGGTTCTGACAGTAAATCTGAGGGGTCGCGAGGTGGAAGCAGGCTCAGGGAGCAGGCGTAACTCCTCCGCCTCGCCCCATGGAGGCCTGGGCAGGAGCTGCCACCCTGCCCTG from Tursiops truncatus isolate mTurTru1 chromosome 15, mTurTru1.mat.Y, whole genome shotgun sequence includes:
- the PRSS8 gene encoding prostasin isoform X1, which produces MAQRAGLGPRWLEALATLLLLGLFQNEMGAVGAEASCGVVHQARITGGSDSAHGQWPWQVSISYNGAHACGGSLLSEQWVLSAAHCFPREHRTEDYEVKLGAHKLNYYSSDTEVRMVAQVISHPSYLQEGSMGDIALLQLKPSVTFSRYIRPICLPAANASFPNGLQCTVTGWGHVAPSVSLPAPKTLQQLEVPLISRETCNCLYNINAKPEEPHFIQQDMVCAGYVKGGKDACQGDSGGPLSCPVGGRWYVAGIVSWGDACGAPNRPGVYTLTSSYASWIHHKVAELQPQVVPQIQESQPDGNLCSNYGAFNPAPAPGLVGPLLLLPLGLTLGLLRPQHDH
- the KAT8 gene encoding histone acetyltransferase KAT8 isoform X2; this translates as MAAQGAAAAIAAATSGVAGEGDPGPGENVAVEGTSPSPGRVSPPTPARGEPEVTVEIGETYLCRRPDSTWHSAEVIQSRVNDQEGREEFYVHYVGFNRRLDEWVDKNRLALTKTVKDAVQKNSEKYLSELAEQPERKITRNQKRKHDEINHVQKTYAEMDPTTAALEKEHEAITKVKYVDKIHIGNYEIDAWYFSPFPEDYGKQPKLWLCEYCLKYMKYEKSYRFHLGQCQWRQPPGKEIYRKSNISVYEVDGKDHKEKESPDGNNVACILTLPPYQRRGYGKFLIAFSYELSKLESTVGSPEKPLSDLGKLSYRSYWSWVLLEILRDFRGTLSIKDLSQMTSITQNDIISTLQSLNMVKYWKGQHVICVTPKLVEEHLKSAQYKKPPITGGWSLPRVCVCVCVCGQRVDVRTAVSQGLCFAVIGSPTSLTSSQDRSLGQPPPQDPVYPCSHLEVKPGLGPGQSSHCERPGPEAQSCLSCLFSPQWTLSASSGHPPSTSKSNSPRSECPVPVPLLLDPCLLAPQPVNMYRPVSSFF
- the PRSS8 gene encoding prostasin isoform X2 gives rise to the protein MAQRAGLGPRWLEALATLLLLGLFQNEMGAVGAEASCGVVHQARITGGSDSAHGQWPWQVSISYNGAHACGGSLLSEQWVLSAAHCFPREHRTEDYEVKLGAHKLNYYSSDTEVRMVAQVISHPSYLQEGSMGDIALLQLKPSVTFSRYIRPICLPAANASFPNGLQCTVTGWGHVAPSVSLPAPKTLQQLEVPLISRETCNCLYNINAKPEEPHFIQQDMGDSGGPLSCPVGGRWYVAGIVSWGDACGAPNRPGVYTLTSSYASWIHHKVAELQPQVVPQIQESQPDGNLCSNYGAFNPAPAPGLVGPLLLLPLGLTLGLLRPQHDH
- the KAT8 gene encoding histone acetyltransferase KAT8 isoform X1 codes for the protein MAAQGAAAAIAAATSGVAGEGDPGPGENVAVEGTSPSPGRVSPPTPARGEPEVTVEIGETYLCRRPDSTWHSAEVIQSRVNDQEGREEFYVHYVGFNRRLDEWVDKNRLALTKTVKDAVQKNSEKYLSELAEQPERKITRNQKRKHDEINHVQKTYAEMDPTTAALEKEHEAITKVKYVDKIHIGNYEIDAWYFSPFPEDYGKQPKLWLCEYCLKYMKYEKSYRFHLGQCQWRQPPGKEIYRKSNISVYEVDGKDHKIYCQNLCLLAKLFLDHKTLYFDVEPFVFYILTEVDRQGAHIVGYFSKEKESPDGNNVACILTLPPYQRRGYGKFLIAFSYELSKLESTVGSPEKPLSDLGKLSYRSYWSWVLLEILRDFRGTLSIKDLSQMTSITQNDIISTLQSLNMVKYWKGQHVICVTPKLVEEHLKSAQYKKPPITGGWSLPRVCVCVCVCGQRVDVRTAVSQGLCFAVIGSPTSLTSSQDRSLGQPPPQDPVYPCSHLEVKPGLGPGQSSHCERPGPEAQSCLSCLFSPQWTLSASSGHPPSTSKSNSPRSECPVPVPLLLDPCLLAPQPVNMYRPVSSFF